A section of the Leminorella richardii genome encodes:
- a CDS encoding amino acid ABC transporter permease — translation MNEKITQWLMEPQYLGWLWDGFLLTLGLSAISIVTATLLGAAVAAARDSHLSFLRLPAVAFCSLFRNTPLLVQLFFWYFGVGKLLPEGVIPWLNTPHEVTLFGITAAWPSFEFIAATFGLMVYFSAFIAEEIRSGIRGVAAGQKNAALALGLTNWQAMRYAILPQAIKIAFPPLLGQYMNIVKSTSLAMAIGVAELSYASRQVETETLRAFQAFGVATVLYIATIALMEAWGAWYGHRMLAKGRR, via the coding sequence ATGAACGAAAAGATAACCCAGTGGCTGATGGAGCCCCAGTATTTGGGGTGGCTGTGGGATGGATTTCTACTGACGCTTGGGCTGTCTGCGATCTCTATCGTTACCGCAACGCTTTTAGGCGCTGCCGTTGCCGCCGCACGGGACAGTCATTTGTCCTTTTTACGGCTTCCTGCCGTCGCTTTCTGCTCCCTGTTTCGCAATACTCCGCTGCTGGTTCAGCTGTTTTTCTGGTATTTCGGCGTAGGAAAACTGCTGCCGGAAGGGGTCATCCCCTGGTTGAATACTCCCCACGAAGTCACTCTGTTTGGAATAACCGCTGCGTGGCCTTCGTTTGAATTTATTGCCGCTACGTTCGGCCTGATGGTTTACTTCAGCGCCTTTATCGCTGAGGAAATTCGCTCCGGCATTCGCGGCGTGGCTGCCGGCCAGAAAAACGCGGCGCTGGCGCTGGGTCTTACCAATTGGCAGGCCATGCGTTACGCAATTTTGCCGCAGGCGATAAAAATCGCCTTTCCGCCGCTGCTCGGCCAGTACATGAACATTGTTAAAAGCACCTCTCTGGCGATGGCCATCGGCGTGGCAGAGCTGTCTTACGCGTCGCGCCAGGTTGAAACAGAAACCCTGCGCGCGTTTCAGGCCTTTGGCGTGGCGACGGTGCTCTATATTGCGACCATCGCTCTGATGGAGGCGTGGGGCGCGTGGTATGGGCACCGTATGTTGGCGAAAGGAAGGCGCTGA
- the fghA gene encoding S-formylglutathione hydrolase — protein MELIEQHASSGGWQNVYRHYSQSLNCEMNFGVYLPPKAVTEKLPVLYWLSGLTCTEQNFITKSGMQNYAAQHNIIVVVPDTSPRGNNVPDADGYDLGQGAGFYLNATEPPWNVHYRMYDYILRELPDVVMNHFPATTRKSISGHSMGGLGALVLALRNPSEYVSVSAFSPIVSPSQVPWGQQAFTAYLGENRKTWEAYDPVSLILQGEKLPEILIDQGLNDAFYEEQLRTKSLEKVCSEMNINASIRYHTGYDHSYYFISSFIGEHIAYHANRLRLFG, from the coding sequence ATGGAACTCATCGAGCAGCATGCCAGCTCTGGCGGCTGGCAAAACGTGTACCGACATTATTCACAATCCCTTAATTGTGAAATGAATTTCGGTGTGTATCTTCCTCCTAAAGCAGTAACAGAAAAACTACCGGTGCTGTACTGGCTGTCAGGACTGACCTGTACTGAGCAGAATTTCATCACCAAATCGGGTATGCAGAATTATGCAGCCCAGCACAACATCATCGTTGTTGTCCCAGATACCAGTCCTCGGGGTAATAATGTCCCTGATGCCGACGGCTACGATCTTGGTCAAGGAGCCGGTTTTTATCTGAATGCGACAGAACCGCCGTGGAATGTGCATTACAGGATGTATGACTATATTCTCAGAGAGCTTCCGGATGTCGTCATGAATCATTTTCCTGCAACGACAAGAAAATCTATATCCGGTCATTCCATGGGAGGGTTAGGTGCTCTGGTTTTGGCTCTGCGAAATCCTAGTGAATATGTGAGTGTATCGGCATTTTCCCCGATCGTATCACCTTCTCAGGTGCCATGGGGGCAGCAAGCATTTACCGCATACCTGGGTGAAAACAGAAAAACGTGGGAAGCCTACGATCCAGTCAGCCTCATTTTACAGGGTGAAAAATTACCAGAAATCCTCATTGATCAGGGGCTGAATGACGCCTTTTATGAAGAGCAGCTACGTACCAAAAGCCTTGAGAAAGTATGCAGTGAGATGAACATCAATGCGTCGATCCGGTATCATACTGGTTACGACCACAGCTATTATTTCATTTCCAGCTTTATTGGCGAGCACATTGCTTACCATGCAAACAGACTAAGGTTGTTCGGGTGA
- a CDS encoding ABC transporter substrate-binding protein — MANMALKLRVLSFVLAAGLVSTAGIAQADQLDNIKKAGVINIAVFDSNPPFGYVDAKTKQIVGYDVDIANAIGKALGVKVELKATNPANRIPLLASKKVDLIAANFTITPARAKEVDFSVPYFATGQKFIARKGVLKQPDDIAKLRIGADKGTVQEITLRDKYPTAKVISYDDTPVAFTALRNGNVQAITQDDAKLVGLLANLPDAVKADFEISPFSITKEYQGVGVTKGETRLVEEVNKVLLALEKDGEALKIYDRWFGPETKSAMPRGDFKFGAVEPDPSKG, encoded by the coding sequence ATGGCAAACATGGCACTTAAACTTCGCGTACTCTCTTTCGTACTGGCAGCAGGGCTAGTCAGCACCGCCGGTATCGCTCAGGCAGACCAGCTGGACAACATTAAAAAAGCGGGCGTTATCAACATTGCTGTATTCGACAGCAACCCGCCGTTTGGCTACGTTGATGCTAAAACCAAGCAAATCGTCGGCTATGACGTAGATATTGCTAACGCTATCGGTAAAGCGTTGGGTGTCAAAGTTGAGCTGAAAGCAACTAACCCGGCTAACCGTATTCCTCTGCTGGCGTCGAAGAAAGTGGACCTGATTGCCGCTAACTTCACCATTACTCCAGCGCGTGCTAAAGAGGTTGATTTCAGCGTGCCCTACTTTGCTACTGGCCAGAAGTTTATTGCCCGCAAAGGGGTGTTAAAGCAGCCTGACGACATCGCTAAGCTCCGCATTGGTGCAGACAAAGGCACCGTGCAGGAAATTACTCTGCGCGACAAATACCCAACCGCTAAAGTGATCTCTTATGACGACACGCCGGTGGCCTTTACCGCCCTTCGCAACGGTAACGTTCAGGCTATCACTCAGGATGACGCTAAGCTGGTAGGCCTGCTGGCTAATCTGCCAGACGCCGTAAAGGCTGACTTTGAGATTTCTCCGTTCAGCATCACCAAAGAGTATCAGGGGGTTGGCGTGACCAAGGGGGAAACTCGCCTGGTTGAAGAAGTGAACAAGGTGCTGCTGGCGCTGGAAAAAGACGGTGAAGCGCTGAAGATTTACGACCGCTGGTTTGGCCCAGAAACCAAATCCGCCATGCCGCGCGGTGACTTTAAGTTTGGTGCGGTAGAGCCGGATCCGTCAAAAGGGTAA
- the hemP gene encoding hemin uptake protein HemP yields MKSTNSSSTSLQPGLGLYSEQSTRPAQIDSRELLGENGILLIDHQNQQYQLRVTKTGKLILTK; encoded by the coding sequence ATGAAATCAACAAACTCATCCTCTACTTCCCTGCAGCCGGGACTGGGCCTTTACTCTGAGCAGTCGACAAGACCCGCACAAATAGACAGCCGGGAACTCCTTGGTGAAAACGGCATACTGCTGATCGACCATCAGAACCAGCAGTACCAGCTGCGCGTAACCAAGACAGGAAAACTGATTTTAACCAAGTAA
- the frmR gene encoding formaldehyde-responsive transcriptional repressor FrmR: MPSTPEEKKKVLTRVRRIKGQIDALERALENGAECRAVLQQIAAVRGAANGLMAEVLESHIRETFDQNDSYSHEVRKSVDDTIELVRAYLK; encoded by the coding sequence ATGCCCAGTACTCCGGAAGAGAAAAAAAAGGTACTTACCCGGGTTCGCCGCATCAAGGGGCAGATTGATGCTCTGGAAAGAGCGCTAGAAAACGGCGCTGAATGCCGCGCCGTTCTCCAGCAAATCGCCGCCGTCCGGGGCGCAGCTAACGGACTGATGGCAGAAGTGCTGGAAAGTCACATACGGGAGACCTTTGACCAGAATGACAGCTACAGCCATGAAGTCAGGAAATCAGTTGACGATACGATTGAGCTGGTTCGTGCCTATCTTAAATAG
- the frmA gene encoding S-(hydroxymethyl)glutathione dehydrogenase, with product MKSRAAVAFAPGKPLEIVEIDVAPPKKGEVLIKNTHTGVCHTDAFTLSGDDPEGVFPVVLGHEGAGIVVEVGEGVTSVKPGDHVIPLYTAECGECEFCQSGKTNLCVSVRETQGKGLMPDGTTRFSYNGQPLYHYMGCSTFSEYTVVAEVSLAKINPEANPEHVCLLGCGVTTGIGAVHNTAKVQPGDSVAIFGLGAIGLAVVQGARQAKAGRIIAIDINPTKFDLARQFGATDCINPNDHDKPIKDVLLDINKWGIDHTFECIGNVNVMRAALESAHRGWGQSVIIGVAGAGQEISTRPFQLVTGRVWKGSAFGGVKGRTQLPGMVEDAMKGNIDLEPFVTHTMTLDEINDAFELMHEGKSIRTVIHY from the coding sequence ATGAAATCACGTGCCGCTGTTGCATTTGCACCAGGGAAGCCCCTGGAGATTGTTGAAATTGATGTTGCTCCGCCTAAAAAAGGCGAGGTGCTGATTAAAAACACCCACACAGGTGTTTGCCATACAGATGCTTTTACCCTCTCCGGGGATGACCCTGAGGGCGTTTTCCCGGTGGTTCTCGGCCATGAGGGAGCCGGTATCGTCGTTGAAGTCGGTGAAGGCGTCACCAGTGTGAAGCCGGGTGACCATGTCATTCCGCTTTACACCGCCGAATGCGGAGAGTGTGAATTTTGTCAGTCCGGTAAAACAAACCTCTGTGTATCGGTTCGCGAGACACAGGGGAAAGGGCTGATGCCTGACGGAACCACCCGCTTTTCTTACAACGGTCAGCCTCTTTACCACTACATGGGGTGCTCCACATTCAGTGAATACACCGTAGTGGCCGAGGTTTCTCTGGCAAAAATTAACCCAGAGGCGAACCCTGAACACGTCTGCCTGCTGGGTTGTGGCGTGACTACCGGTATTGGCGCCGTCCATAACACGGCTAAAGTGCAGCCCGGCGATTCTGTTGCCATTTTTGGCCTGGGTGCAATTGGTCTGGCTGTGGTTCAGGGAGCGCGTCAGGCAAAAGCGGGGCGTATTATCGCTATTGATATTAATCCGACAAAATTTGACCTGGCCCGTCAGTTCGGCGCCACCGACTGCATCAATCCAAATGACCATGACAAACCGATTAAAGATGTTCTGCTGGATATCAATAAGTGGGGTATTGACCATACCTTTGAATGTATCGGTAACGTTAACGTCATGCGTGCAGCGCTGGAAAGTGCTCACAGAGGATGGGGACAGTCCGTCATTATCGGGGTAGCGGGCGCCGGACAGGAGATTTCCACCCGTCCTTTCCAACTGGTCACCGGCAGGGTATGGAAAGGCTCCGCGTTTGGCGGAGTTAAAGGCCGTACACAGCTCCCCGGCATGGTCGAGGACGCCATGAAGGGCAACATTGACCTTGAGCCGTTTGTCACCCATACGATGACACTTGATGAAATAAATGACGCCTTCGAGCTTATGCATGAAGGTAAATCTATCCGGACAGTGATTCATTACTGA